One window of Flavobacteriales bacterium genomic DNA carries:
- a CDS encoding GNAT family N-acetyltransferase: MAVTFRLRPWTLDDLPALVKHANDPSVAENLTDAFPHPYTSEHGKAFLQRFMAQDPPLVLAIDVGGEAVGAVGVHPQSDVYRRNAELGYWIAKEHRGKGIMTDAIRQATARAFELLPAIHRVFARPYGRNTASQRVLEKAGFTLEVRLVGTFLKNGRVEDELIYAVRRS, translated from the coding sequence ATGGCTGTCACATTCAGGCTCCGGCCGTGGACATTGGACGACCTGCCCGCATTGGTGAAGCACGCCAATGACCCTTCGGTGGCGGAGAACCTCACGGACGCATTCCCGCATCCATACACTTCGGAACACGGCAAGGCTTTTCTCCAACGCTTCATGGCGCAAGACCCGCCACTGGTGTTGGCCATTGATGTGGGCGGCGAGGCTGTGGGGGCGGTGGGTGTACACCCCCAAAGCGACGTGTACCGCCGCAATGCCGAGTTAGGCTACTGGATCGCCAAAGAGCACCGCGGCAAAGGCATCATGACCGATGCCATACGGCAGGCCACGGCCCGTGCGTTCGAGCTGTTGCCTGCCATCCACCGGGTGTTCGCCCGGCCTTACGGCCGCAACACAGCCTCGCAACGCGTCCTCGAAAAAGCGGGATTCACACTGGAAGTACGGCTTGTCGGCACTTTCCTGAAGAACGGCCGCGTGGAGGATGAGTTGATCTACGCCGTGCGAAGAAGCTAA
- a CDS encoding T9SS type A sorting domain-containing protein, with the protein MRTSLLLTFLAAYLQANAVTVYIYANVQPLCSIATGSLSAYASGGVGPYTYLWSPGGETTADINGLLPGTYSVTVTDLNSDQATDQIDLTAQGYALTTSAINHSGLCNGSWTVSFSPNGGPFIFGPPPYYVDGQMMEVTPDGVYFKHFESPESQFYGQFVPLPFEDGNGCTGTMSAYCGWPLELPEVTVLDVQGSCSGGNNGSITYSVGEEGHQQEVDYGVDYPDGTRSGSGTLTQTATGLASGDHWIILRGGAYITQSGFGCYDSLLVNVPDLGNSCGNVSGNVYMDYDADCTAQAGETRVPGALLEVLPGPYYAFSNSHGNYSLNLPIGNFTVQQLGSTVAEHCFGAPIPFNITGIITGVDLADTSLVALDAKITGEHSPARPGFPFMLGLRLTNLTPAATGNTSTVFTFDPAFSFVSSEPAGTVVGNTITWDQNSLGAFEQRYLTVYLQVAPDINLLGTTLVNTATVTTANTDADPTNNTVQLPVTITGAYDPNEKVATTSTRSSTDLYYLDLDEWVDYTIRFQNTGTDTAFNVVITDTIPLELDLGTLELGASSHVDSVSITEGHVLRWAFDNIQLPDSNVNELKSHGFVSFRIRPRLPLTAGTAISNTANIFFDFNPPVITDPSVLTAEFSTGITGRSLPEGLLLSPVPVRDVLHFTSTQELIRVKVVATDGRLVLQQPVQGKSGDLHISGLKAGMYVLIGSHGDGSTTRQRFVKE; encoded by the coding sequence ATGAGAACATCACTACTCCTCACCTTCCTCGCTGCGTACCTGCAGGCGAACGCTGTAACGGTCTACATCTACGCGAACGTTCAACCGCTCTGTTCGATCGCCACCGGGAGCTTGTCCGCCTACGCGAGTGGAGGAGTTGGGCCATACACGTACTTGTGGAGCCCGGGCGGGGAAACCACGGCGGACATCAACGGCCTACTGCCCGGCACGTATTCCGTAACGGTGACCGATCTTAATAGCGACCAGGCCACCGACCAGATCGACCTCACGGCCCAAGGTTACGCGCTCACCACCTCCGCCATCAATCACTCGGGATTGTGCAATGGATCGTGGACCGTGTCTTTCTCCCCGAATGGCGGTCCATTCATTTTTGGGCCACCTCCGTATTACGTGGACGGGCAGATGATGGAGGTAACGCCGGACGGGGTGTATTTCAAGCATTTCGAAAGTCCCGAAAGCCAGTTCTATGGGCAATTCGTTCCGTTGCCCTTTGAGGACGGGAACGGTTGCACCGGCACGATGAGTGCCTACTGTGGCTGGCCGCTGGAATTGCCGGAAGTGACCGTGCTGGACGTGCAGGGCAGCTGTTCCGGTGGCAACAACGGCAGCATCACCTATTCTGTCGGCGAGGAGGGGCACCAACAGGAAGTTGATTACGGCGTAGACTATCCGGACGGGACGAGATCCGGTAGCGGAACATTGACGCAAACCGCTACAGGCCTTGCATCCGGTGACCACTGGATCATCCTGCGCGGTGGGGCCTACATCACGCAATCCGGTTTCGGTTGTTATGATTCCCTCCTGGTGAACGTGCCGGACCTCGGCAACAGTTGTGGAAATGTGAGCGGCAATGTATACATGGACTACGATGCGGATTGTACCGCGCAAGCAGGTGAAACCCGAGTGCCGGGCGCCTTGCTGGAGGTGCTTCCCGGCCCCTATTATGCGTTCTCCAATTCACACGGGAACTATTCATTGAACCTTCCGATCGGCAATTTCACCGTGCAGCAACTTGGCTCCACCGTTGCGGAGCATTGCTTCGGCGCACCGATCCCGTTCAATATCACGGGGATCATTACCGGTGTTGATCTGGCTGATACCAGCCTTGTGGCCTTGGATGCAAAGATCACCGGGGAGCACAGCCCCGCGCGGCCCGGCTTCCCGTTCATGTTGGGACTAAGGCTAACGAACCTCACACCCGCCGCCACCGGCAACACCTCCACCGTGTTCACCTTCGATCCTGCATTCAGTTTTGTGAGCTCGGAACCCGCAGGAACCGTTGTGGGGAACACCATTACTTGGGACCAAAATTCATTGGGTGCTTTCGAGCAGCGCTACCTAACGGTGTATTTGCAGGTTGCGCCGGATATCAACCTGCTTGGTACCACCTTGGTCAATACGGCCACGGTCACCACGGCGAACACCGATGCGGATCCCACCAACAACACCGTGCAATTGCCCGTGACGATCACGGGGGCATACGACCCGAATGAGAAGGTCGCGACCACTTCCACCCGGTCAAGCACTGACCTGTACTACCTCGACCTTGATGAATGGGTCGACTACACCATCCGCTTCCAGAACACGGGCACGGACACCGCCTTTAACGTGGTGATCACCGACACCATCCCGCTGGAACTCGACCTGGGCACGTTGGAGCTCGGGGCTTCATCGCATGTCGATTCGGTCTCGATCACGGAAGGCCATGTGTTGCGCTGGGCGTTCGACAACATCCAATTGCCGGACAGCAACGTGAATGAATTGAAGAGCCACGGTTTCGTCTCCTTCCGGATACGGCCCCGCCTGCCGCTCACGGCCGGCACCGCGATCAGCAACACCGCCAACATCTTCTTCGACTTCAACCCGCCGGTGATCACCGACCCGAGCGTGTTGACGGCTGAATTCAGCACGGGCATCACTGGCCGCAGCCTGCCGGAAGGCTTGTTGCTCTCCCCTGTCCCGGTGCGCGACGTGCTCCATTTCACCAGTACACAAGAACTCATCAGAGTGAAGGTGGTCGCAACGGACGGTAGGCTCGTATTGCAGCAGCCGGTTCAAGGGAAGAGCGGCGACCTGCACATTTCGGGCCTGAAAGCCGGGATGTATGTGCTCATTGGCAGCCATGGTGATGGCAGCACCACCCGCCAACGGTTCGTGAAGGAATAG
- a CDS encoding fatty acid desaturase, with product MIALPLNTDPGYIEPQVVGRMDRFFLRLINDKRDLPFVHLIRKVSFSIVPLAVLLFLPFVTGWAWIAIAAVYLFVNNVTYKGPFGLMLHCSSHRPLFRTQYGALNYLIPWVLAPFFGQSPETYFAHHIGMHHVENNMEEDESSTMPYQRDSGAHFTRYFLTFLFTGIYTLAVYHFTKRSKKLGWRTVRGEMLFIAFCTALCFVNWQATLVVFILPFLAFRLVAMAGNWVQHTFICPEQPANDYRNSITCINVKFNHKCWNDGYHISHHINPTLHWTEHPTYFREHLDEFAQNRSVVFAGLNFLDIFILLMRKRYDTLADHFVNVGGVFKDDAEVIAHLRHRMAPVPFPKAEGVALAA from the coding sequence ATGATCGCACTTCCGCTGAACACCGATCCCGGTTATATCGAGCCACAGGTGGTGGGTCGCATGGACCGTTTCTTCCTTCGGCTGATCAACGACAAGCGCGATCTGCCGTTCGTCCACCTCATCCGAAAGGTCAGCTTCAGCATCGTGCCTTTGGCCGTGCTGCTCTTCCTGCCTTTCGTCACGGGCTGGGCTTGGATAGCCATTGCCGCGGTCTATCTGTTCGTGAACAACGTGACCTACAAAGGACCCTTCGGCCTGATGCTGCATTGCTCCAGCCACCGGCCCTTGTTCCGCACACAGTACGGTGCGCTGAACTACCTGATCCCCTGGGTGCTCGCCCCGTTCTTCGGCCAATCGCCGGAGACCTACTTCGCACACCACATCGGCATGCACCACGTGGAGAACAACATGGAGGAGGACGAGAGCAGCACCATGCCCTACCAGCGTGATTCCGGGGCGCACTTCACCCGCTACTTCCTCACCTTCCTCTTCACCGGCATCTATACGCTGGCGGTGTACCACTTCACCAAGCGCAGCAAAAAACTGGGCTGGCGCACGGTGCGCGGGGAAATGCTCTTCATCGCCTTCTGCACCGCACTCTGCTTCGTGAACTGGCAGGCCACGCTGGTGGTCTTCATCCTGCCCTTCCTCGCCTTCCGCTTGGTGGCCATGGCAGGCAACTGGGTGCAGCACACCTTCATCTGCCCGGAGCAGCCAGCGAACGACTACCGCAACAGCATCACCTGCATCAACGTGAAGTTCAATCACAAGTGCTGGAACGACGGCTACCACATCAGCCATCACATCAACCCCACCCTGCACTGGACGGAGCATCCCACGTACTTCCGTGAGCATCTGGACGAGTTCGCCCAGAACCGCTCGGTGGTCTTCGCCGGGCTGAATTTCCTGGACATTTTCATCCTGCTGATGCGCAAGCGCTACGACACCTTGGCGGACCATTTCGTCAACGTGGGCGGTGTGTTCAAGGATGACGCGGAGGTGATCGCCCACCTGAGGCATCGCATGGCGCCGGTCCCTTTCCCAAAGGCTGAAGGGGTGGCCTTGGCGGCGTAG
- a CDS encoding NYN domain-containing protein: MNSDHPRNPALKVGVFYDGSYFTHVSNYYNYVHPHHRRLHIGGVHEFIKHMVSEREGTPPSLCHIIDAHFFRGRFSAKDANEKTNQLYYDRVFDDVLMYNGVQTHYLPVKDLMGRKREKGIDVLMALETFELCMHKRYDVVALIASDGDHVPLVRKLHALGCKTMLLGWDFEYTDETTGEQQTTKTSTDLWNAVSYPLEMAHMVEEGLRDDDEVVRDMFVLKESVPRDHDIDRPLVSMSDYPDDERYTGEVMSLHNGYGFIRFPDNNVFFLHDDLEEVDFTELSVGFMLEFNVAMNSRGQRVAKHISRPAVEQNPE, translated from the coding sequence ATGAATTCAGATCATCCACGCAATCCGGCGCTCAAGGTGGGCGTCTTCTATGACGGCAGTTATTTCACCCATGTGAGCAACTATTACAACTACGTCCATCCGCATCATCGCAGGCTTCACATCGGCGGGGTCCATGAGTTCATCAAGCACATGGTCTCCGAACGGGAGGGAACGCCCCCGAGCCTCTGCCACATCATCGATGCCCACTTCTTCCGGGGCCGGTTCAGCGCGAAGGACGCCAACGAAAAGACCAATCAGCTTTACTACGACCGCGTGTTCGACGATGTGTTGATGTACAACGGCGTGCAGACGCACTACCTGCCCGTGAAGGACCTGATGGGCCGCAAGCGGGAAAAGGGCATCGACGTGCTGATGGCGCTGGAGACCTTCGAGCTCTGCATGCACAAACGGTACGACGTGGTCGCGCTCATCGCCAGTGACGGGGACCACGTGCCCCTGGTCCGCAAGCTGCACGCCTTGGGCTGCAAGACCATGTTGCTCGGTTGGGATTTTGAATACACGGATGAGACCACGGGCGAACAACAGACCACCAAGACCAGCACGGACCTATGGAACGCGGTGAGCTATCCGCTGGAAATGGCCCACATGGTGGAGGAAGGCCTGCGCGATGACGACGAAGTGGTGCGCGACATGTTCGTGCTGAAGGAATCGGTCCCGCGCGATCACGATATCGACAGGCCCTTGGTCAGCATGTCCGACTACCCTGATGATGAACGCTACACCGGCGAGGTGATGAGCCTGCACAACGGCTACGGCTTCATCCGCTTCCCGGACAACAATGTGTTCTTCCTGCACGACGACCTGGAGGAGGTTGATTTCACTGAACTTTCAGTGGGCTTCATGCTGGAGTTCAATGTGGCCATGAACAGCCGGGGCCAACGTGTGGCAAAGCATATTTCACGCCCTGCCGTCGAACAAAATCCGGAGTAG
- a CDS encoding type II toxin-antitoxin system RelE/ParE family toxin, with protein MKHSVIPTPAFEKELRPLLKRHRSLAKDLLALQKELEIRAPIGTSLGQGLYKIRLAITSKGKGKSGGARVITYVVTEDHEVYLLSIYDKGDYDTVDTKAMKLVIAELRNQKRKG; from the coding sequence GTGAAGCATAGCGTGATCCCAACGCCCGCGTTCGAGAAGGAGTTGCGGCCGCTTCTTAAACGCCATCGGTCCTTGGCCAAGGATCTGCTTGCCTTGCAGAAGGAGTTGGAAATACGCGCCCCTATTGGCACAAGCCTTGGCCAAGGGCTATACAAGATCAGGCTGGCCATTACCAGCAAAGGCAAGGGCAAAAGTGGTGGTGCTCGTGTAATTACCTATGTCGTTACGGAAGACCACGAGGTTTACCTGCTCAGCATCTACGACAAAGGCGACTACGATACCGTGGATACAAAGGCCATGAAATTGGTGATCGCCGAACTGAGGAACCAGAAACGCAAAGGATGA
- the paaZ gene encoding phenylacetic acid degradation bifunctional protein PaaZ, which produces MQLHNYIAGQWVAGTGKQAELTDASTGELIATTSSGGLDFGAMLHYAREVGGPPLRKMTFPERGLMLKTLAMYLMDRKDEFYQVSYKTGATKADSWVDIEGGIGNVFANASLRKQLGNMPFYVDGPPVLTSRTGTFMGHHIMVPKEGVAVHINAFNFPIWGMLEKCAVNWMAGMPAVVKPATVTSFLTESMVKAIIESKILPEGALQLIVGSAGDLLDHVESQDVVTFTGSATTGQMLKAHPRIIAESVPFNMEADSLNSIVLGPDATPDTDEFTLFIKEVGKEMTLKCGQRCTGARRIMVPENLVEDVQIALGKRLGGTVIGDPRAEGAMPDGRQVRITMGALAGPTQLREVREQLAKLMEGSELVYGDPEHVNVSGADADKGAFMSPILLLNSDPWKNQQCHNIEAFGPVSTLMPYTDIDEAVALTKLGKGSLCASIATYDDKVAQQFVWGAASHHGRMLVINRDMAKENTGHGSPLATLVHGGPGRAGGGEEMGGKRGVLHYLQRTAIQGSPTTITALTQQYQQGAKPTITKKHPFRMHFEELHVGDTLLTEKHLVTLDDIDNFADLSGDKFYAHMDADALDGTVFTGRVAHGYFILSRAAGLFVDPPKGPVLLNYGIEEARFTKPVYPGSTIQVKFTVKEKVDQEKKPKTADSPKGSDIATGIVKFLVDVVDETGETVAIATILTMVRKLDQE; this is translated from the coding sequence ATGCAACTACACAACTACATCGCCGGCCAGTGGGTTGCCGGTACCGGCAAACAAGCCGAACTCACGGATGCCAGCACCGGCGAACTCATCGCCACCACCAGCAGCGGCGGACTCGATTTTGGTGCCATGCTCCACTACGCCCGTGAGGTCGGCGGCCCTCCCCTGCGCAAAATGACCTTCCCGGAACGCGGGCTTATGCTGAAGACACTCGCCATGTACCTTATGGATCGCAAGGACGAGTTCTACCAAGTGAGCTACAAGACCGGCGCCACCAAGGCCGATAGCTGGGTGGATATCGAAGGCGGCATCGGCAATGTGTTCGCCAATGCGAGCTTGCGGAAACAGCTCGGCAACATGCCCTTCTATGTGGACGGTCCGCCCGTGCTCACCAGCCGCACCGGCACTTTCATGGGCCACCACATCATGGTGCCAAAGGAAGGCGTCGCGGTACACATCAACGCGTTCAACTTCCCTATTTGGGGCATGCTGGAAAAGTGCGCCGTGAACTGGATGGCCGGGATGCCCGCGGTGGTGAAACCCGCCACCGTCACCAGTTTCCTTACCGAGAGCATGGTGAAGGCCATCATCGAAAGCAAGATCCTGCCCGAAGGCGCGTTGCAACTCATCGTCGGTTCCGCCGGTGATCTGTTGGATCATGTCGAGAGCCAGGATGTCGTCACCTTCACCGGTAGCGCCACCACGGGCCAAATGCTTAAAGCACACCCGCGCATCATCGCCGAGAGCGTGCCCTTCAACATGGAGGCCGATAGTTTGAACAGCATCGTGCTCGGTCCCGATGCCACCCCGGATACCGACGAGTTCACGCTCTTCATTAAGGAAGTGGGCAAGGAAATGACGCTGAAGTGCGGCCAGCGCTGCACCGGCGCGCGGCGCATCATGGTGCCCGAGAACTTGGTGGAGGATGTGCAGATCGCCTTGGGCAAACGCCTCGGCGGCACCGTGATCGGCGACCCGCGTGCCGAAGGTGCCATGCCTGACGGCAGGCAGGTGCGCATTACTATGGGTGCCCTCGCCGGACCTACGCAACTGCGCGAAGTGCGCGAGCAGCTCGCCAAGCTGATGGAAGGCAGCGAACTGGTGTACGGCGATCCCGAACACGTGAACGTGAGCGGTGCCGATGCCGACAAGGGTGCCTTCATGAGCCCCATCCTGCTGCTGAACAGCGACCCGTGGAAGAACCAACAGTGCCACAACATCGAAGCCTTCGGACCGGTGAGCACGCTGATGCCCTACACCGACATCGACGAGGCCGTGGCCCTTACCAAGCTCGGCAAGGGCAGCCTCTGCGCCAGCATCGCCACGTACGATGACAAGGTGGCGCAGCAATTCGTGTGGGGCGCCGCCAGCCACCACGGCCGCATGCTCGTGATCAACCGCGACATGGCGAAGGAGAACACCGGCCACGGTTCGCCACTGGCCACACTGGTACACGGCGGTCCCGGACGTGCCGGTGGCGGCGAGGAGATGGGCGGCAAGCGTGGCGTGCTGCACTACCTGCAACGCACCGCCATCCAAGGCAGCCCCACCACCATCACCGCGCTAACGCAGCAATACCAGCAGGGTGCCAAGCCCACCATCACCAAAAAGCATCCCTTCCGCATGCACTTCGAAGAGCTGCACGTGGGCGATACCCTCCTCACCGAAAAACACTTGGTGACGCTGGACGACATCGACAACTTCGCGGACCTCAGCGGCGACAAGTTCTACGCCCACATGGATGCCGATGCCCTCGACGGCACCGTCTTCACCGGTCGCGTGGCGCACGGCTATTTCATCCTATCGCGTGCTGCGGGCTTGTTCGTTGATCCGCCGAAAGGGCCCGTGCTGCTCAACTACGGCATCGAGGAAGCGCGCTTCACCAAGCCTGTTTATCCGGGTTCTACCATCCAAGTGAAGTTCACCGTGAAGGAAAAGGTGGACCAGGAGAAGAAGCCCAAGACCGCCGACTCACCCAAGGGCTCGGACATCGCCACGGGCATCGTGAAGTTCCTGGTGGATGTGGTGGATGAGACCGGCGAGACCGTGGCCATTGCTACGATCTTGACGATGGTGAGGAAGTTGGATCAAGAATGA
- a CDS encoding SAM-dependent methyltransferase → MKAEGALYLLPVWLGDEGGTELLPPANIAIAEHVKLFFCENERTARRMLRRMSKTIDLDAIELHLLNKDSTAAEITEFGILLGTRDAAIISEAGMPCIADPGARLVAEAHRRGISVVPLTGPSSLLLALAASGMNGQHFTFHGYLPRETAQRKQQIKKLEQEAQRTGGAQLFIETPYRNDALLADLLSTCTGNSRLCLAIDLEQPGGSAITRSVAAWRKSVPALGKRPCVFILSGEG, encoded by the coding sequence ATGAAGGCTGAAGGCGCGCTCTACCTATTGCCCGTGTGGCTCGGCGATGAAGGTGGCACGGAGCTGCTGCCACCGGCGAACATCGCCATCGCGGAGCACGTGAAGCTCTTCTTCTGCGAGAACGAGCGCACCGCCCGCCGGATGCTGCGCAGGATGTCGAAGACCATCGACCTTGATGCGATCGAGCTGCATCTGTTGAACAAGGACAGCACTGCGGCGGAGATCACGGAATTCGGGATCCTGCTGGGCACACGCGATGCGGCGATCATCAGCGAGGCGGGCATGCCCTGCATCGCGGACCCCGGGGCGCGCTTGGTGGCCGAAGCCCATCGGCGCGGCATTTCCGTGGTGCCGCTCACCGGGCCATCCTCGCTCCTGCTGGCCTTGGCGGCCTCGGGCATGAACGGGCAGCACTTCACCTTCCACGGATACCTGCCCCGGGAGACCGCGCAGCGCAAGCAGCAGATCAAAAAGCTGGAGCAAGAAGCCCAGCGCACGGGCGGCGCCCAGCTTTTCATTGAGACGCCCTATCGCAACGACGCCCTGCTCGCGGACCTGCTTTCCACCTGTACGGGCAACAGCCGGCTTTGCTTGGCCATCGACCTGGAACAGCCCGGTGGCAGCGCCATCACCCGAAGCGTAGCAGCTTGGCGCAAGTCCGTGCCCGCCTTGGGTAAGCGGCCTTGTGTCTTTATCCTGAGCGGTGAAGGTTAG
- a CDS encoding low molecular weight phosphotyrosine protein phosphatase encodes MSSPQRLRQASAFQAKKILLVCLGNICRSPMAEGLLREMAKQRGLDIQTDSAGTGNSHLGQAPDPRAQAEMRKHGMDISDLRARLFTRADFERFDLLLAMDRYNLKDMQRLSPSDSHAAKARLMLDWSSDRPGSDVPDPWFGGSEGFGPVHDMLQEAMDALLDEIEHEG; translated from the coding sequence ATGTCTTCACCCCAACGCCTTCGCCAGGCTTCGGCGTTTCAAGCGAAAAAGATCCTCCTCGTCTGCCTCGGCAACATCTGCCGCTCGCCCATGGCGGAAGGGCTGCTGCGCGAAATGGCCAAGCAGCGCGGGCTGGACATCCAGACCGATTCCGCAGGCACGGGCAATTCACACCTGGGCCAAGCACCGGACCCGCGTGCACAGGCGGAGATGCGCAAGCATGGTATGGACATCAGCGACCTTCGCGCCCGGCTCTTCACCCGTGCGGATTTCGAGCGCTTCGACCTGCTGCTGGCGATGGACCGCTACAACCTGAAGGACATGCAGCGGCTCTCCCCTTCCGACAGTCACGCTGCGAAAGCCCGCCTGATGTTGGACTGGTCGTCGGACCGGCCCGGCAGCGACGTGCCCGACCCGTGGTTCGGCGGCAGCGAAGGCTTCGGGCCTGTACACGATATGCTGCAGGAGGCGATGGACGCACTGCTTGACGAGATCGAACATGAAGGCTGA
- a CDS encoding sensor histidine kinase yields MKTSIWRFIPLAAVALAALFTVWDLGLMSRTATIQHRLDQQVALLDGLGRVNASIDELVQAHAYDIRYAGRDWTGQLASTRAVTASELHGMDEAFGIAGLKTRLARDLAACDSLHWEAERNRNEPQAAEMSNAVFSLMAQRARGHVENTVRAVQQDGLGKETVALSGQWSEAQWLLGLASLFAMICAVLVGYVAKLLARTHERSELLARTGAELERSNRDLRETMLSKEEKEVMLKEIHHRVKNNLQIVRSLIRFQTDKVSDPRTMELFNECVNRVGAMALVHEQTYMSKDLANIDVGNYLNSLIRDLVSAYNIRLKLHMDVDIQVKTLGVDTLTPLGLLLNEVISNSFKHAFTGREEGTIIVHLSGTEEGGLHLRVGDDGVGIPDHGKWEKPNSLGMELIQTLAGQLNGTMDLQPGPGMVYELRSAPEAEVRRRA; encoded by the coding sequence GTGAAAACCTCCATCTGGCGTTTCATTCCCTTGGCGGCCGTGGCCCTGGCCGCCCTGTTCACCGTTTGGGACCTCGGCCTGATGTCCCGTACGGCGACGATCCAGCACCGACTGGACCAGCAGGTGGCACTGCTGGACGGCCTTGGCAGGGTGAACGCTTCGATCGACGAACTCGTACAAGCCCATGCCTATGACATCCGTTACGCCGGGCGTGACTGGACAGGCCAATTGGCGAGCACCCGGGCCGTGACGGCCAGCGAGCTCCATGGCATGGATGAAGCATTCGGCATCGCCGGGCTTAAGACCCGGCTGGCCCGTGACCTGGCCGCATGCGATTCGCTGCACTGGGAGGCCGAACGCAACAGGAACGAACCCCAAGCGGCTGAAATGAGCAATGCGGTGTTCAGCCTGATGGCGCAGCGCGCACGTGGCCATGTGGAGAACACCGTGCGCGCCGTGCAACAGGACGGGTTGGGCAAGGAGACCGTGGCCCTGAGCGGCCAATGGAGCGAAGCCCAATGGCTCCTCGGCCTGGCCAGCCTTTTCGCCATGATCTGCGCCGTGTTGGTGGGTTATGTGGCCAAGCTGCTCGCCCGCACCCACGAGCGCTCCGAACTGCTCGCACGCACCGGCGCGGAGCTGGAGCGCAGCAACCGGGACCTGCGCGAAACGATGCTGAGCAAAGAGGAAAAGGAGGTGATGCTGAAGGAGATCCACCACCGGGTGAAGAACAACCTGCAGATCGTCCGCAGCCTGATCCGCTTCCAGACCGACAAGGTGAGCGACCCACGCACCATGGAGCTCTTCAATGAATGCGTGAACCGCGTGGGCGCCATGGCCTTGGTGCATGAGCAGACCTACATGAGCAAGGACCTCGCGAACATCGACGTGGGCAACTACCTCAACAGCCTGATCCGCGACCTCGTCTCCGCCTACAACATCCGCCTGAAGCTCCACATGGACGTGGACATCCAGGTGAAGACCTTGGGCGTGGACACGCTCACCCCGCTCGGGCTGCTGCTCAACGAGGTGATCAGCAACAGCTTCAAGCACGCCTTCACCGGACGCGAGGAAGGCACCATCATCGTACACCTCAGCGGCACCGAGGAAGGCGGCCTCCACCTCCGCGTGGGCGACGACGGCGTGGGCATCCCCGACCATGGCAAATGGGAAAAGCCGAACAGTTTAGGCATGGAACTGATCCAGACCTTGGCCGGACAATTGAACGGCACCATGGACCTGCAACCCGGACCGGGCATGGTCTACGAGCTGCGATCGGCGCCGGAGGCGGAGGTGCGCAGGCGGGCGTGA